From one Amycolatopsis sp. FDAARGOS 1241 genomic stretch:
- a CDS encoding PhoH family protein yields MAGTAQGGAARPDADVSKASQSKAAQSKNDDATPVAQSRFPIPDAAALSLLGSRDENLRVAEELLAADVHVRGNEVTLTGTPADVAFAERVFTDLVQLATGGQQVGPDTVRRTIGMLSSGDASPAEVLSLNIVSRRGKTIRPKTLNQKRYVDAIDKHTVVFGIGPAGTGKTYLAMAKAVQALQAKQVTRIVLTRPAVEAGERLGYLPGTLNEKIDPYLRPLYDALHDMVEPESIPRLMQAGTIEIAPLAYMRGRTLNDAFIILDEAQNTTPEQMKMFLTRLGFGSKIVVTGDITQVDLPTGQKSGLRVVREILDGVEDLHFAELTSQDVVRHRLVGDIVDAYEKWQAVQDAQEPQGGWKGNRR; encoded by the coding sequence GTGGCCGGAACCGCACAGGGTGGAGCCGCCCGTCCCGACGCCGACGTCAGCAAGGCGTCACAGTCCAAAGCGGCACAGTCGAAGAACGACGACGCCACCCCCGTGGCCCAGTCCCGATTCCCCATCCCCGACGCAGCCGCGCTGAGCCTGCTGGGCTCGCGTGACGAGAACCTGCGCGTCGCCGAGGAGCTCCTCGCCGCGGACGTCCACGTGCGGGGCAACGAGGTCACCCTCACCGGCACGCCCGCCGACGTGGCGTTCGCTGAGCGCGTGTTCACCGACCTCGTTCAGCTCGCCACCGGTGGCCAGCAGGTCGGGCCCGACACGGTCCGCCGCACCATCGGCATGCTGTCGTCCGGCGACGCCTCCCCGGCCGAGGTCCTGAGCCTCAACATCGTCTCGCGCCGCGGCAAGACGATCCGGCCCAAGACGCTCAACCAGAAGCGCTACGTCGACGCCATCGACAAGCACACCGTCGTCTTCGGCATCGGCCCCGCCGGCACTGGCAAGACGTACCTCGCCATGGCCAAGGCCGTGCAGGCGCTGCAGGCCAAGCAGGTCACCCGCATCGTGCTCACCCGCCCGGCCGTCGAAGCCGGCGAGCGGCTCGGCTACCTGCCGGGCACGCTCAACGAGAAGATCGACCCGTACCTGCGCCCGCTCTACGACGCGCTGCACGACATGGTCGAACCCGAGTCCATCCCCCGCCTCATGCAGGCCGGGACCATCGAGATCGCGCCGCTCGCCTACATGCGCGGCCGCACCCTCAACGACGCCTTCATCATCCTCGACGAGGCCCAGAACACCACGCCCGAGCAGATGAAGATGTTCCTCACCCGCCTCGGCTTCGGCTCGAAGATCGTCGTCACCGGCGACATCACCCAGGTCGACCTGCCCACCGGGCAGAAGAGCGGCCTGCGCGTGGTCCGCGAGATCCTCGACGGCGTCGAGGACCTCCACTTCGCCGAGCTCACCAGTCAAGACGTGGTGCGCCACCGGCTCGTCGGCGACATCGTCGACGCGTACGAGAAGTGGCAGGCGGTGCAGGACGCCCAGGAACCGCAGGGCGGCTGGAAAGGCAACCGCCGATGA
- a CDS encoding aldo/keto reductase produces the protein MSAQPARASGTFAIGGDLPVVRLGFGAMQLPGPGVWGESRDPEGAVRVLRRTVELGITLIDTADAYGPFVADLLIHEALHPYPDDLVIATKAGFTRQGPNQWIPVGRPEYLRQQVELSLRHLGLERIDLLQLHRIDPKVPVAEQIGELAALQSEGKIRHIGLSEVSIDELREAQKTATIVSVQNRFNLADRHSEALLDHVTAEGIAFIPWFPLATGSLAGADSPLAKVSAEHGASPSQLALAWLLKRSPVMLPIPGTSSVEHLEDNTAAAELELSDDEFAALSAAAR, from the coding sequence ATGTCCGCACAGCCCGCACGAGCGTCGGGAACGTTCGCCATCGGCGGTGACCTGCCCGTGGTACGGCTCGGTTTCGGCGCGATGCAGCTGCCGGGCCCCGGTGTCTGGGGCGAATCGCGTGACCCGGAGGGCGCGGTGCGCGTGCTGCGCCGGACCGTCGAACTGGGGATCACGCTCATCGACACCGCCGACGCGTACGGCCCGTTCGTGGCCGACCTGCTCATCCACGAGGCCCTGCACCCCTACCCCGACGACCTCGTGATCGCGACCAAAGCCGGCTTCACGCGGCAGGGGCCGAACCAGTGGATCCCCGTCGGCAGGCCCGAGTACCTGCGCCAGCAGGTCGAGCTGAGCCTGCGCCACCTCGGCCTGGAGCGGATCGACCTGCTGCAGCTGCACCGCATCGACCCGAAGGTGCCCGTCGCCGAGCAGATCGGCGAGCTCGCCGCGCTGCAGTCGGAGGGCAAGATCCGGCACATCGGCCTGTCGGAGGTCTCGATCGACGAGCTCCGGGAAGCGCAGAAGACGGCGACGATCGTCTCGGTGCAGAACCGCTTCAACCTCGCCGATCGCCACTCCGAGGCGCTGCTCGACCACGTGACGGCCGAGGGCATCGCGTTCATCCCCTGGTTTCCGCTGGCCACCGGTTCGCTCGCGGGTGCGGACAGCCCGCTCGCGAAGGTCTCGGCCGAGCACGGCGCGTCGCCTTCGCAGCTCGCGCTGGCGTGGCTGCTCAAGCGCTCGCCGGTGATGCTGCCGATCCCCGGCACCTCCAGCGTCGAGCACCTGGAGGACAACACCGCGGCGGCCGAGCTCGAGCTGAGCGATGACGAGTTCGCGGCGCTGAGCGCGGCGGCGCGATGA
- the hrcA gene encoding heat-inducible transcriptional repressor HrcA — protein MANTDERRFEVLRAIVADYVSNQEPVGSKTIVERHNLGVSSATVRNDMAALEEEGYIAQPHTSAGRIPTDKGYRLFVDRLSEIKPLSPAERRAITSFLDSGTDLDDVLRRSVRLLAQLTRQVAVVQYPMLTNAAVRHLEVVPLTPARLMLVLITDSGRVDQRTVDLGDVLTEESVLRLRTVLNGALAGRRLAEAAARVAELPEVAPTELRDALTRICTVLVESLVEHPEERLVLGGTANLTRNVGDFPGSLRQVLEALEEQVVVLKLLAAVRNPGTVTVRIGEENEDEQMRSTSVVSIGYGREDMLLGGMGVVGPTRMDYPGTIAAVRAVANYVGQILSGR, from the coding sequence GTGGCCAACACGGACGAGCGTCGCTTCGAGGTGCTGCGCGCGATCGTCGCCGACTACGTCTCGAACCAGGAGCCGGTCGGTTCCAAGACGATCGTCGAGCGCCACAACCTGGGCGTGTCGAGCGCGACCGTGCGCAACGACATGGCCGCGCTCGAGGAAGAGGGGTACATCGCCCAGCCGCACACGAGCGCGGGCCGGATCCCGACCGACAAGGGCTACCGGCTGTTCGTCGACCGGCTCTCGGAGATCAAGCCGCTCTCGCCCGCCGAGCGCCGCGCGATCACGAGCTTCCTCGACTCGGGGACCGACCTCGACGACGTGCTCCGCCGCTCGGTCCGGCTGCTGGCGCAGCTCACCCGGCAGGTCGCCGTGGTGCAGTACCCGATGCTGACCAACGCTGCGGTCCGGCACCTCGAAGTGGTCCCGCTCACGCCGGCCCGCCTCATGCTGGTCCTCATCACCGACTCCGGCCGCGTCGACCAGCGAACGGTGGACCTCGGCGACGTCCTCACGGAGGAGAGCGTGCTGCGCCTGCGCACGGTCCTCAACGGGGCGCTCGCCGGCCGCCGGCTCGCTGAGGCAGCCGCGCGGGTCGCGGAGCTGCCAGAGGTGGCGCCCACTGAGCTGCGCGACGCGCTCACCCGCATCTGCACGGTGCTGGTGGAGTCGCTCGTCGAACACCCGGAAGAACGCCTGGTGCTCGGCGGCACGGCCAACCTCACCCGCAACGTCGGGGACTTCCCCGGTTCGCTGCGCCAGGTCCTCGAAGCGCTCGAGGAACAGGTGGTCGTGCTCAAGCTGCTCGCCGCGGTGCGCAACCCCGGTACGGTCACCGTCCGCATCGGCGAGGAAAATGAGGACGAGCAGATGCGCAGCACCTCGGTCGTGTCGATCGGCTACGGCCGGGAGGACATGCTGCTGGGGGGCATGGGCGTCGTCGGACCCACCCGGATGGACTACCCGGGCACCATCGCGGCCGTGCGCGCCGTGGCCAACTACGTGGGGCAGATCCTGTCCGGCCGCTGA
- a CDS encoding hemolysin family protein: MGSPTAQLVVAVALVLLAGVFAAADAAVSTVSQARTEGLVRIGRAGARQLAAVVAERRRHINLLLLLRLGCELTATVLVTVSFLAWFGELWLAVLVSAVVMVVVSYVLIGVGPRTFGRQHPYRVGTIVAGPVRVLGHVLGPLSRLLIVIGNAITPGQGFREGPFTSEVELRELVDLAQERGVVEDSEREMIHSVFELGDTVAREVMVPRTEIVWIERTKTVRQALALALRTGFTRVPVIDESVDDIVGVVNIKDLMPAYMDPDGSGTVVDQVMNPASFVPDSKRLDELLKEMQLTHNHMAIAVDEYGGTAGLLTIEDILEEIVGEITDESDTDERPEVEELEGGAVRVSSRLSVDDLGELFGIDLEDHDVETVGGLLAERLGRVPLPGAEAEVAGLRLFAEGGKDRRGRMRITSVVVHPADADAVTDSGNRRRTRVPQPEDHDRRVEHA; the protein is encoded by the coding sequence ATGGGCAGTCCCACGGCACAGCTCGTCGTCGCGGTGGCGCTGGTGCTGCTGGCCGGGGTGTTCGCGGCCGCCGACGCGGCCGTCAGCACCGTCTCCCAGGCCCGCACCGAAGGGCTAGTGCGCATCGGCCGCGCCGGCGCGCGCCAGCTCGCCGCCGTCGTCGCCGAACGCCGCCGCCACATCAACCTGCTCCTGCTGCTGCGCCTCGGGTGCGAGCTCACGGCCACGGTGCTCGTCACCGTGTCGTTCCTCGCCTGGTTCGGCGAGCTGTGGCTCGCCGTACTCGTCTCCGCCGTGGTGATGGTGGTGGTGAGCTACGTGCTCATCGGCGTCGGCCCGCGCACCTTCGGCCGCCAGCACCCCTACCGCGTCGGCACGATCGTCGCCGGGCCCGTGCGCGTCCTCGGCCACGTCCTCGGCCCGCTGTCCCGGCTGCTGATCGTCATCGGTAACGCGATCACCCCCGGCCAGGGTTTCCGCGAAGGCCCGTTCACCTCGGAAGTCGAACTGCGCGAACTCGTCGACCTCGCGCAGGAACGCGGAGTGGTCGAGGACTCCGAACGCGAGATGATCCACTCGGTGTTCGAGCTCGGCGACACGGTCGCGCGCGAGGTCATGGTGCCGCGCACCGAAATCGTCTGGATCGAGCGCACCAAGACCGTGCGCCAGGCGCTGGCGCTGGCCCTGCGCACCGGGTTCACGCGCGTGCCGGTGATCGACGAGTCCGTGGACGACATCGTCGGCGTGGTCAACATCAAGGACCTGATGCCGGCGTACATGGACCCGGACGGGTCGGGCACGGTCGTCGACCAGGTCATGAACCCGGCGAGTTTCGTGCCCGACTCCAAGCGGCTCGACGAGCTGCTCAAGGAGATGCAGCTGACCCACAACCACATGGCGATCGCGGTCGACGAGTACGGCGGCACGGCGGGGCTGCTGACCATCGAGGACATCCTCGAGGAGATCGTCGGCGAGATCACCGACGAGTCCGACACCGACGAACGCCCCGAGGTCGAGGAACTCGAGGGCGGCGCGGTGCGCGTGTCGTCGCGGCTGAGCGTCGACGACCTCGGCGAGCTGTTCGGCATCGACCTCGAAGACCACGACGTGGAGACCGTGGGCGGGCTGCTCGCGGAACGACTGGGTAGGGTCCCGCTGCCGGGGGCCGAAGCCGAGGTCGCCGGTCTTCGGCTGTTCGCCGAAGGGGGCAAGGACCGCCGCGGCCGCATGCGGATCACGTCGGTCGTCGTCCACCCGGCCGACGCCGACGCGGTGACCGACTCCGGCAACCGCCGGCGCACCCGCGTGCCCCAGCCCGAAGACCACGACAGGAGAGTCGAACATGCCTGA
- a CDS encoding TetR/AcrR family transcriptional regulator has product MPELPLRPRSARAHETALAAARALLAEGGLPAATVDAISARSGVSKATLYKHWPSRTALAAEAFGREMADAIPLPDTGDPRADVVEQVRRVSAFYAGPAGTVFAQLLAACVTDPEAATYFRRYFLDGRRAAISVLWQRVTAAGLSSVDTDTATDLLFGPLIFRRLTGHAPLTVAEADAISSAALEGLLKQG; this is encoded by the coding sequence ATGCCTGAGCTGCCTTTGCGCCCGCGCAGCGCGCGCGCCCACGAGACCGCCCTGGCCGCGGCACGCGCCCTGCTGGCCGAGGGCGGCCTCCCCGCCGCGACGGTCGACGCGATCAGCGCGCGCTCGGGCGTCAGCAAAGCCACGCTGTACAAGCACTGGCCCAGCCGCACCGCCCTGGCGGCCGAGGCGTTCGGCCGGGAGATGGCGGACGCGATCCCGTTGCCCGACACCGGAGACCCGCGCGCCGACGTGGTGGAGCAGGTTCGCCGCGTGAGCGCGTTCTACGCCGGTCCCGCCGGCACGGTGTTCGCGCAGCTGCTGGCCGCGTGCGTCACCGACCCGGAAGCCGCCACGTACTTCCGCCGCTACTTCCTCGACGGTCGCCGCGCCGCGATTTCCGTGCTGTGGCAACGCGTGACCGCCGCCGGCCTGTCCTCAGTGGACACGGACACCGCGACCGACCTCCTGTTCGGCCCCTTGATCTTCCGCCGCCTGACCGGCCACGCGCCCCTCACCGTCGCGGAAGCCGACGCGATCTCCTCGGCAGCACTGGAGGGCCTGCTCAAGCAGGGATGA
- a CDS encoding YbaB/EbfC family nucleoid-associated protein, with translation MGTDNPRAIVDNNARAPEIAEIGRRAVEAQKRLKHVAATATSSDGAVTVTVNTSGALQQVSFGPRAEEISRSALAAAVVATAHRAQAQAAQQLKSIMAPVIGENSDAMHFLEEQIPTPEVPEEQAPAQETRQFFNREEDAPPPPRPPAPPAPPAGGMRPPAGGMRHPAPPAPPARPARPQRPPVDPSDDDDYYNGGSILGRRF, from the coding sequence GTGGGAACGGACAACCCGAGGGCAATTGTGGACAATAACGCGCGCGCACCCGAAATCGCCGAAATCGGACGCCGGGCCGTCGAGGCCCAGAAGCGCCTCAAGCACGTCGCCGCCACGGCGACGAGCAGTGACGGCGCCGTCACCGTGACGGTGAACACGAGCGGAGCGTTGCAGCAGGTCAGCTTCGGTCCGCGCGCGGAGGAGATCTCACGCAGCGCGCTGGCCGCCGCCGTGGTCGCCACGGCGCACCGCGCCCAGGCCCAGGCGGCGCAGCAGCTGAAATCGATCATGGCTCCGGTCATCGGCGAGAACAGCGACGCGATGCATTTCCTCGAAGAGCAGATCCCCACCCCGGAAGTCCCCGAGGAACAGGCCCCGGCCCAGGAAACGCGACAGTTCTTCAATCGCGAGGAGGACGCACCTCCGCCGCCGCGCCCGCCGGCTCCGCCCGCTCCCCCGGCGGGTGGGATGCGTCCTCCGGCGGGTGGGATGCGTCACCCTGCTCCGCCGGCCCCTCCCGCGCGCCCTGCCCGGCCCCAACGGCCGCCGGTGGACCCCTCCGATGACGACGACTACTACAACGGCGGCTCGATCCTGGGGAGGCGTTTCTGA
- the dnaJ gene encoding molecular chaperone DnaJ has translation MARDYYGILGVAKNASDQEIKRAYRKLARELHPDVNPSEDAQHKFGEVTTAYEVLSDPQKRKIVDLGGDPMDSGSRGGGGGDPFAGFGGLGDIMDAFFGASGGGGGGRGRGPRSRVQPGSDALIRLALTLEECATGADREITVDTAVVCDLCRGAGTAEGTTTKTCDTCGGAGEVQSVQRSFLGQVVTARPCPVCRGFGEVIPDPCRQCGGDGRIRARRNVTAKIPPGVGDGMRIRLSGQGEVGPGGGPAGDLYVEIDELPHEVFVREGNELHCNFRIPMTTAALGATVPITTLVDGDYELDVEPGTQPNTELVLTGKGMPRLRSSGRVDGRGDLHVHIDVVVPTKLDEAQRDLLVELAQQRGEEVPTLAANGSKHGGLFSKLRAKNR, from the coding sequence GTGGCGAGGGACTACTACGGGATCCTCGGGGTGGCCAAGAACGCGTCGGATCAGGAGATCAAGCGCGCGTACCGCAAGCTGGCCCGTGAGCTGCACCCCGACGTGAACCCGTCGGAGGACGCGCAGCACAAGTTCGGCGAGGTGACCACCGCCTACGAGGTGCTCTCCGACCCGCAGAAGCGCAAGATCGTCGACCTCGGCGGCGACCCGATGGACTCGGGCAGCCGGGGCGGCGGTGGCGGCGACCCGTTCGCCGGCTTCGGCGGGCTCGGCGACATCATGGACGCGTTCTTCGGAGCCTCCGGTGGCGGCGGCGGCGGCCGGGGCCGGGGCCCGCGCAGCCGCGTGCAGCCGGGCTCCGACGCGCTCATCCGGCTGGCGCTCACGCTCGAGGAGTGCGCCACTGGCGCCGACCGCGAGATCACCGTCGACACCGCCGTCGTCTGCGACCTGTGCCGCGGCGCCGGCACGGCGGAGGGCACCACCACCAAGACGTGCGACACGTGCGGCGGTGCCGGTGAGGTCCAGTCGGTGCAGCGTTCGTTCCTCGGCCAGGTCGTCACGGCCCGTCCGTGCCCGGTCTGCCGCGGCTTCGGCGAGGTCATCCCCGACCCGTGCCGCCAGTGCGGTGGCGACGGGCGCATCCGCGCGCGCCGCAACGTCACGGCGAAGATCCCGCCGGGCGTCGGCGACGGCATGCGGATCCGGCTCTCGGGCCAGGGCGAGGTCGGCCCCGGCGGCGGTCCCGCGGGTGACCTCTACGTGGAGATCGACGAGCTGCCCCACGAGGTGTTCGTCCGCGAAGGCAACGAGCTGCACTGCAACTTCCGCATCCCGATGACCACGGCGGCGCTCGGCGCGACCGTGCCCATCACCACGCTCGTCGACGGCGACTACGAGCTCGACGTCGAACCCGGCACGCAGCCCAACACCGAGCTCGTGCTCACCGGCAAGGGCATGCCGCGGCTGCGCTCGTCCGGGCGCGTCGACGGCCGCGGCGACCTCCACGTGCACATCGACGTGGTCGTCCCGACCAAGCTCGACGAAGCGCAGCGCGACCTGCTCGTGGAGCTGGCCCAGCAGCGCGGCGAAGAAGTGCCCACGCTGGCGGCCAACGGCAGCAAGCACGGCGGCCTGTTCTCCAAGCTGCGCGCGAAGAACCGCTGA
- a CDS encoding oxidoreductase: MSVWFVTGASRGFGLEVVRAALERGDQVVATARRAAAVEKEFPGHPDVLAVALDVTDEAQAAAAVGAALDRFGRIDVLVNNAGRGLLGAVEEASDSAVRAVFDANVFGLLAVTRAVLPVLRRQRSGHVVNLSSVGGFTTGAGWGVYGATKFAVEALSEALHAELAPLGVRVTVVEPGLFRTDFLDSSSLHQADGEIADYATTAGATRAGAASRNHEQPGDPRKAAQAIVTVVASDEPPLRIQLGADSVARVEAKLDFVRDELSRWRALSVSTDHA; encoded by the coding sequence ATGAGCGTCTGGTTCGTCACGGGTGCGTCGCGCGGCTTCGGGCTCGAGGTCGTGCGGGCGGCACTGGAGCGCGGCGACCAGGTGGTGGCGACCGCGCGCCGGGCAGCGGCCGTGGAGAAGGAGTTCCCCGGTCATCCCGACGTGCTCGCGGTGGCCCTCGACGTCACCGACGAGGCGCAGGCAGCGGCCGCCGTCGGCGCGGCGCTGGACCGGTTCGGGCGCATCGACGTGCTGGTGAACAATGCCGGGCGCGGGCTTCTGGGCGCCGTGGAGGAGGCGTCGGACAGCGCCGTTCGCGCGGTGTTCGACGCCAACGTGTTCGGGCTGCTCGCCGTGACGCGCGCCGTGCTGCCGGTGCTGCGGCGGCAGCGCTCGGGGCACGTGGTGAACCTCAGCTCCGTCGGTGGCTTCACGACCGGGGCGGGCTGGGGCGTGTACGGCGCGACGAAGTTCGCCGTCGAGGCGCTTTCGGAGGCGCTGCACGCGGAACTGGCGCCGCTCGGCGTGCGCGTGACGGTGGTGGAGCCGGGGTTGTTCCGCACGGACTTCCTCGATTCGTCGAGCCTGCACCAGGCGGACGGCGAGATCGCCGACTACGCGACCACAGCCGGCGCCACTCGCGCCGGCGCGGCGTCCCGCAACCACGAGCAACCGGGCGACCCGCGCAAGGCCGCGCAGGCGATCGTCACGGTCGTCGCGTCCGACGAGCCGCCGCTGCGGATCCAGCTCGGTGCCGATTCGGTCGCCCGGGTGGAGGCGAAGCTGGACTTCGTGCGCGACGAGCTCTCGCGCTGGCGTGCTCTGTCGGTGTCGACGGACCATGCCTGA
- a CDS encoding type VII secretion target codes for MAGDLEVHLPALQAHKGEVQDIAAGVHTAAQATVDGQAMGDDAFGIVGSPFGAAMEIWTGIASIFINHVADTADGIADKLGQAHDAYDGHQQKASTHLNSTRGELPA; via the coding sequence ATGGCAGGGGACCTGGAGGTGCACCTTCCGGCACTGCAAGCACACAAGGGTGAGGTGCAAGACATCGCAGCGGGCGTGCACACCGCCGCCCAGGCCACCGTCGACGGCCAGGCGATGGGCGACGACGCGTTCGGGATCGTCGGTTCGCCGTTCGGCGCGGCGATGGAGATCTGGACGGGCATCGCGTCGATCTTCATCAACCACGTCGCCGACACGGCCGACGGCATCGCCGACAAGCTGGGGCAGGCTCACGACGCGTACGACGGCCACCAGCAGAAGGCTTCGACCCACCTCAACTCGACGCGCGGGGAGCTGCCGGCATGA
- a CDS encoding 16S rRNA (uracil(1498)-N(3))-methyltransferase produces the protein MPDTTLPVFLATAVPDRGSAVLDGEEARHAATVRRLRVGEQLVLSDGAGAMARCVVDAVQTGRDASLTLTVVERWTEEAPALRVHVAQALAKGDRGELAVELATEAGADAIVPWRAARSVARWDDGARGDKALTRWRATARAAAKQARRAHVPEVTEPVSTRELTQLAATMSRTLVLESGVTSRLTDVPLPDTGDILLVVGPEGGITDEELGTLEAAGAIAVRLGPTVLRTSTAAAVALGALGALTSRWT, from the coding sequence GTGCCCGACACCACGCTGCCGGTTTTCCTCGCCACGGCGGTGCCGGACCGCGGCTCGGCCGTGCTCGACGGCGAGGAGGCCCGGCACGCCGCGACCGTGCGCCGGCTGCGCGTGGGGGAGCAGCTCGTGCTCTCCGACGGGGCCGGCGCCATGGCCCGCTGCGTCGTCGACGCCGTCCAGACCGGCCGCGACGCGTCGCTCACGCTCACCGTCGTCGAACGCTGGACGGAGGAGGCGCCGGCACTGCGCGTGCACGTCGCGCAAGCGCTGGCCAAGGGCGACCGCGGCGAACTCGCCGTCGAGCTCGCGACCGAGGCCGGCGCCGACGCGATCGTGCCCTGGCGCGCGGCCCGCAGCGTCGCGCGCTGGGACGACGGTGCCCGCGGCGACAAGGCACTCACCCGCTGGCGCGCCACCGCACGTGCGGCCGCCAAGCAGGCGCGGCGCGCCCACGTACCCGAAGTCACCGAACCCGTCAGCACCCGCGAACTCACGCAGCTCGCCGCCACGATGTCGCGCACCCTCGTCCTCGAGTCCGGCGTGACCAGCCGGCTGACCGACGTCCCCCTCCCGGACACCGGGGACATCCTGCTGGTCGTCGGACCCGAAGGCGGCATCACCGACGAAGAACTCGGCACCCTCGAAGCCGCCGGCGCCATCGCCGTCCGGCTCGGCCCGACGGTGCTGCGCACGTCGACCGCAGCCGCCGTCGCCCTCGGCGCACTGGGTGCGCTCACCAGCCGCTGGACCTGA
- a CDS encoding cytidine deaminase, producing MPDLDAEDQKLVTLARSARARTGAEEGAAVRDTDGRTYSAATVDQPSFKLTAVQAAVAAALSSGAEGLEAAAVVTTDALVQEASVHAVRDVTKAAPIILADPKGDVVEVLS from the coding sequence ATGCCTGACCTCGACGCCGAGGACCAGAAGCTCGTCACACTGGCCCGCTCGGCGCGCGCCCGCACCGGCGCGGAGGAGGGCGCCGCCGTGCGCGACACCGACGGCCGCACGTACAGCGCGGCGACGGTCGACCAGCCGTCGTTCAAGCTCACCGCCGTGCAGGCTGCCGTGGCCGCCGCGCTCTCCAGCGGCGCCGAAGGACTCGAGGCCGCCGCGGTGGTCACCACCGATGCGCTGGTGCAGGAGGCGTCGGTGCACGCGGTGCGCGACGTCACGAAGGCAGCTCCGATCATCCTCGCCGACCCGAAGGGCGACGTCGTCGAGGTGCTCAGCTGA
- the ybeY gene encoding rRNA maturation RNase YbeY has product MSIEIANESGVTVDETSIVSAARFALDKMEVSPLAELSILLVTLEVMEDLHERWMDLPGPTDVMAFPMDELDSSRRPDAPDASPALLGDIVLCPAFAKDQAKTAGHALIDELHLLTVHGVLHLLGYDHAEPAEEREMFGLQKRILGEFQSAVAALDRRNAQRNADDRVLGIAGLDASAAPNPAEETS; this is encoded by the coding sequence ATGAGCATCGAGATCGCCAACGAATCCGGCGTCACCGTCGACGAGACGTCCATCGTCTCGGCCGCGCGCTTCGCGCTCGACAAGATGGAGGTCAGCCCGCTGGCGGAGCTGTCCATCCTGCTCGTCACCCTCGAGGTGATGGAAGACCTGCACGAACGGTGGATGGACCTGCCCGGCCCCACCGACGTGATGGCCTTCCCGATGGACGAGCTCGACTCGTCGCGCCGCCCCGACGCGCCCGACGCGTCGCCGGCCCTGCTCGGCGACATCGTGCTGTGCCCGGCGTTCGCGAAGGACCAGGCCAAAACCGCCGGCCACGCGCTGATCGACGAGCTGCACCTGCTTACCGTCCACGGCGTGCTGCACCTGCTCGGCTACGACCACGCCGAGCCCGCCGAGGAACGCGAGATGTTCGGGCTGCAGAAGCGCATCCTCGGCGAGTTCCAGTCCGCCGTGGCCGCTCTCGACCGCCGCAACGCGCAGCGCAACGCCGACGACCGGGTGCTCGGCATCGCGGGCCTCGACGCCTCGGCCGCGCCGAACCCGGCCGAGGAAACGTCCTAG
- a CDS encoding histidine triad nucleotide-binding protein, with translation MSDAETLFERVIAGEIPADVVYEDDKTFAFRDINPQAKVHVLVVPRKRYRNVGELAAADPELLSSVVLAARKVAELEGIAESGYRVVFNTDADAGQTVFHVHAHVLGGEQLGLFGRHA, from the coding sequence ATGAGTGATGCGGAGACGTTGTTCGAGCGGGTGATCGCCGGGGAGATTCCGGCGGACGTCGTGTACGAGGACGACAAGACGTTTGCGTTCCGGGACATCAATCCGCAGGCCAAGGTGCACGTGCTGGTGGTGCCGAGGAAGCGGTACCGGAACGTGGGGGAACTGGCGGCCGCCGACCCCGAGTTGCTGAGCTCGGTGGTGCTCGCGGCGCGGAAGGTCGCGGAGCTGGAGGGCATCGCGGAGTCCGGGTACCGGGTGGTGTTCAACACCGACGCGGATGCGGGACAGACCGTGTTCCACGTTCACGCGCACGTGCTGGGCGGCGAGCAGCTGGGGTTGTTCGGCCGACACGCCTGA